GCCGAGTATCGTGAGCGAATGGTCGGGCCATATCGCGGAGTGCTCCCCGATGCCGCGATTGCCAGCATGGAAGAGCAGTTCTCCGGCTCTTGTACGCTCGAGATCGCTGCCTTCGATGAGTTCTCGCGCTTACTGGGCGATCCCGCTGCCACAGCGGAATTTGACTACGTGATTTTCGACACAGCCCCGACGGGGCATACATTGCGTTTGCTCACACTGCCGTCAGCCTGGGATGGCTTCATGGAGCAGAATACAACGGGAACCAGTTGTCTCGGGCCGCTGGCTGGTTTGCAGGCACAGCAAAAGCTGTATCAAGAGTCGGTAAAGGCGCTCAGCGATTCAGCCGTAACCACGCTCGTGTTAGTGGCTCGGGCTGAGCCGAGTGCCCTGCGCGAAGCAGCGCGCACCAGTGTTGAACTGGCTGAGCTTGGTGTTCAGAATCAACATCTGGTCGTCAATGGTGTGTTCCAGGCAATCGATTCGAGCGACCCTTACGCAGTCGCGCTCGAGCAGCGAGGGGCCGCCGCACTGAGCGCGATGCCAGCAGGTCTGAAAGCGATTCCACAAACGATTGTGCCGTTGAGCCCCAATGGCATTCTAGGTATCGATTCATTGCGCCGTCTCGGCACGGTCGACTTTACATCTGTCACAAATTCAACAGACGAACGCTTTGAAAACGCTGATGAGCAACCGTTCCTGGCGGACTTGATCGATGGCCTGATCGCTCCAGGGCATGGCGTCATTCTGGCGATGGGCAAAGGGGGCGTTGGCAAAACCACAGTGGCTGCAGCCATAGCAGTTGCAATCGCCGAACGGGGCTACGAAGTACATCTATCAACCACCGACCCGGCAGCCCACATCGCAGCGGCGCTGAACGATGAACGTCTGCCGAACTTGTCCGTCAGTCGCATTGATCCTGCAGAAGAAACCGCCAGGTACTCGGCTGAAGTATTGGGGAATGCGGGTGCGAATCTTGATGAGCAAGGCAAATTTCTTCTGGAAGAAGACCTGCGATCACCGTGTACCGAAGAGATTGCGGTATTCCGCGCATTCGCCGATGCTGTTGCCGCTGGCACAAACAAGTTTGTCGTGCTTGATACGGCTCCCACTGGTCACACGGTCTTGCTGCTCGATTCGGCGCTGGCTTATCACCGCGAGGTGTCACGGCAATCAAGCGAAATGCCCGAAGCGGTTGAAAACCTGCTCCCACGACTGCGCGATCCGGACTTCGCACGCGTGCTGATCGTCACGCTCCCTGAAGCAACTCCGGTGCATGAAGCGGCCGCGTTACAACGAGACTTGCGGCGAGCGGAGATTGAGCCCTACGCGTGGGTGATCAATCAGGTCCTCAGCCCGCTGCCACTGAGTGATCCTCTGATGCAACAGCGGCAATCGCACGAGCAGAAGTACTTGCGCGAAGTGAGCGAAGTGCACGCCAGCCGCACGGCCATCATCCCGTGGCAGATCGAACCACCAGCGGGGCTTCACGGGCTAAGCCGACTAACCCACTCTGATAAAAGCACCTCGACATCATAAGGAATTTCAATCATGGCCCAAGTTCAAGTCCTTGGTATCGGAGGCACTTTTTTTCGGCAGTTTAATTCCATTAGCTGTAAAGAATGATTCGAGTGTTTTCCTACCCGCGTTGTACGGTATTGGCACCGGTGTGCCTGTCCTGATTTTGCGATTCTACTGGTCTTTGGCAAGCAGTCGTTCTCAGCATTCTTCAGGAAAGTAACGAATGTCGAAACCTGGCTGCGCCGCATTACCGGCGGCAGTATATTGGCAGTGGGCATCTACATCACGATTCAAGAGATCTATTTGAGTTAAACAGATTGCATCATGAATCCACTCTGAGTTTCGAACAAGCTGTTATGCTTCCGGCGAGCGCTCATAAATCATTTGTGCCTCAATGGGACACTAACACTCCGTTACTTGAAACAGGATGAATTATCACGCATTGCCACCCAGATGTTTGTCAGGACATTCCAGACATTCACGCGTCTGGTAATACCGCCTCAGTTGGCTGCGGGGTACGATTTGTGAGCTTCTCCGGCGATTCCTAACAGCGAGCCACAGAATAAAACTGCTTGAATCCAGTGTTGATCTATAAAAAATGATATACCTGGCATTGAACTGGGGATCTCAGCAAACGGACAATGAACTGAAAAAACATCGCCCCACATTGGACACAGGGAGGTGGCGATGTATATGGTAGTTAACTACTTGGTCTTGGAACGGTTTCAAGTTCAACCCAAATGGGAATTCCCGGATAAATCTCATCCCTGAAAATATAAAATGTCACCATCAGACAACAAACCGGACAGTGACAAGCCACAGGGAAATCAATTCAATCCTACAGTGCCGCTGGACAAGGTTGAGTCTTCTGTTCCGCCTCCGGATACGACCTTCATCCCACACATTGATCTTGCGGCAACCATGATGGAAGACTGGCAGACCGCACTCGGCGATGATGTCGCACCAGGCAAAACAATCAAAGTGCCACGATCCGATTCTGACAGTTTAAGCAATACCGTTAAGTTGAGCGACGAGCTCGATGCCACTCAGACGTATCCTACAGGGACAGGTACCGATGACGATTTTGTGATTGGTATCGGCTATGAAGTTGACCAATTGTTGGGCGAAGGTGGGATGGGCGTTGTCTATGCAGGGCGTCAGCAATCGATGGATCGTCCGGTTGCCATTAAGGTGCTCAAGCCAGAAACCGAGCAGAGCGATGGTAGTCAACGGGCCTTTACTTCAGAAGCGATTATTACCGGTGGTCTGGATCATCCAAATATTGTACCCATCTACGATCTGGGCAAGCAGGCAGACGATGCATTATTCTATGCGATGAAGCAGGTAGAGGGAGTCGAGTGGAAGGATCGGATTGCCACGAACAGTCTCTCTGAAAATCTGGATATCCTGTTGCGTGTTGCAGATGCGGTTGCATTTGCTCATGCACGATGCATCATCCACCGTGATCTGAAACCAGCCAATATTATGCTGGGGTCGTTTGGTGAAGTTCTGCTGATGGACTGGGGGTTGGCGATGCCCACGCAGGATCATCCACGGCGTGAACTCTACCATACGCCAGCACCCGGTGGGACGCCATATTACATGGCACCGGAAATGATCAATGGCGTAGAACAGGTCGACCGTCGCAGCGACGTGTATCTACTCGGTGGTATTTTGTTTGAGATGATCACGGGCAAACCTCCCCATACGCTTGATGCCCCCCCTGAGACTCAGCGCGAGCATGTTGTGGCCTGCCTGGCGGCCGTTTCTCAAAACATGATTGCAGCAACTGAAAAAACAGGCGAATTGCTGGACATTGCGCGGAAAGCGATGGCCACTAATCCGGCAGATCGCTATCAGAGCGTGCCGGAGTTCCAAGAGGCTATCCGTGGATATCTTTCGCATGAAGAGAGTATTGAACTTGCCGCGCGGGCAGCGGAGCGACTGGATGTCGCCCGGAAGAACGGTGATTATGAAGAATTCAGCCGAACACGCTTTGGATTTGAAACGGCGCTGGAAGAGTGGCCGGAGAATGTGCGCGCTCAAGAGGGGTTGAAAGCAACAAAATACGATTATGCAAAAACCGCCCTGGATCGTGGCGACCTGGATCAGGGACTGTCACTGCTGGATGAAACCAATGCGGAGCATTCTAAGCTGCGGTCGTCAATCCAGACAGCGATAGTCAAACGTGACACGCGGCAGCAGCAGGTGCGTCGTTTGAAGCGTGTCAGTTTTGCCGCCAGTCTGGTGGTCGCCCTGGTTGCCAGTGTGGCTACAGTGTGGATCAATTCCGAACGCGATAAGGCACTCGTTGCACAAGATAAAGCCCTTGCCGCCCAAAAAGAAGAAGCGATCCAGCGGGAACAGGCGCAGCGTAGTGAGCAGGAAGCACAAGAACAGCGTCTGCTTGCCATTGCCGCCAGAGAGAAAGCCCTCGTCGCCCAGAAGATCGCACAGGAAAATGAAAAAAAGGCGATTGCTGCTGAGGCAAGAGCGAAGCAAGAGGCGCAAAAAGCTCTACATAATTTTAAAATTGCTGAACGGAATGGTTATTACTCAGACATGCTATTGCTGCAAAAAGCATGGCAGGATGCAGATCCTTTCAAGCTTATACAAATTCTAGGCCGGTATCGGAAGCGTGAAGATTTACGAGGATTCGAGTGGGACTATTGGAACCGCATGAGTCAAACTAACTTGCTGAGTTTCCGAGAACACTCTGGTAAAGTTACCGATATTGCTTACAGTCCGGATGGCACGAAGATTGCCTCAGCCGCTACTGACAAAACGGTGAAAGTCTGGGACACACGGACCTGGACAGCTAAAGTGCAAGCGGAGTATTATGCCAGAGGATTGTTAATCTCGCTGCGGCAGCGTGTCGAATCGCTGGAAGAACTTCAGAAGCGTGTTCAAGAGGACAAGACACTCAGTGAGGGAGTTAAAAACCAGGCATTCGAATGGGCAGAGCTGTTCTGGAAAAACCGCGTTGTTCGGAATATCCCTCAGCCAGAATCTGGTAAAATTGAAGCCCCTCTATGATAACATTAAAATTCACTTTTTGGCGAATGCAACCGCGTCTGATTGAGTTAACTGACATAAAGGCGATTAAGGCAATGACTACGAGCGAGGAATCTAAGTCAGGTACATTCTCGACACTTTTCATCCGCATTAAAGACGTGGTGGGCGAAGGAAGCTTTCCCATGACAGAACTGACGGTCCAGATCAAACGCGGTGCTGTCCCGGTGGCTTTCTTGATTTCAGGAATCGTCGCGCTGTTACGGCTTGCACTAATTTTATCTTTGACGTCTATCTACGTCTGCCCCGTACATGCCGGTGATGCAGCACCGGTCGCCAGATGGGATTTCTCGACGGAAGAAGCGACTCCCTTGTCCGTGCATGGCAACGTGACCCGTGATCAGGCTGGTCCTGTTCCGCCTGAGTTCCCAGACTTTGCAAAGGATAACACGGCAATTCGCCTTGATGGCAAGGGCGCATACATTGCCGTCAATGACCCCGGGGACAAGAGTATTTTCGACTTCACAAATGGTGATACGATGACTGTCGAAGCCTGGGTAAAGGTCGCGAAAATTCGTAATGGACAGCCGATGTATGTCATCGGGAAAGGACGGACTCACTCTCCGCATGTTGCGCCTGACAATCAGAACTGGGCACTGCGCGTGGTGGGTGCCGGTGATGCAGCGAAACTCAGCTTCTTATTCGCAACACCCACTCCCCCCGGTGCCAAAGGCCCTCACTGGCATCGCTGGACATCAAAATTAAAATTTGCCGTAGTAACTGGTTGGCATCATATTGCGGTAACTTATCAGTTTGGCCAACCCGATTCCATTCAAGGCTGGATTGATGGTCAACCCACTGACGGAGTATGGGATCTGCAGGGGGCAACCAAAGCGGCTCCCGTAGTTGACAACGATCAGATCTGGATCGGCTCATCCATGGGAGGCAATACCGCCAACAGCTTTAACGGCTGGGTAGATGCAATTGCAGTCTATCGGGCGAGATTAAATAACAAGGTCATCGCATCTCATTTTCATCGACTCGGCGGCCCGCGTACTGTGGGACCTGCGCCTGAAAAAATGCCCGAGATTTCCGATGTGCCTCCCGGGAAAGTTCTGGTTACATTTTCCGAAAGCATGCCTGCCTCTGATCGCTGGTTGAATACAGGCGAGAAATGGCCACAGGAGACGTCCCGCTGGCTTGGCACGGAATTTCTGCTCCCGCGAATTCCATTGCGTTACGATGACTGGGGCATTCGCGCCAGCTGGAAAGCGCCACTGCTGGTGCGCATGGTGGCGGATGTGGAACTGCAACCGGGCACACATCGGCTTTTGCTCCGAGCGCGTGCCCTGGGACGATTATGGATTGACGGCAAGGTTGTGGCACGCACGAAAGCGCTCACATATCGTCCGCCTAATGGTGAAGAACCGATTACGCCTCTGGCTGATCCCCCCTTGCCTGGTGCCCGTGTGAAGGGTTATCGGATGCAGGAAGTCTTTGGTGAGATCACAATCCCCCATCATGATGATGGCACAACCCGACTCTGTCGCGTTGTGCTGGAACTCGTAAGCGGTGGAAAGAGCTTGCGGACGGAAACTGGTGAAATCTGTGTGGCGATCCAGACGGACGATGGAAATTCTTATGCGGTCATACGACCTCAACAACAGGATGCTCTTCCCTTAACAGATACTGCCGTTAATCCTGTACTGGCGCAAATTGAGTCTGCGATTACTCGACTGGAAGATGAGACCCGACTCAAGGCGGCTGCGAGCCAGGACGCCTTCTGGCAGACACGACATGCTGCCGCCCGCGCATGGACGTCACAACACCCTGCTCCTGAAATTCCCACCGTTGTAGATTCTGATATCAACCACCCGATTGATCGCTTCCTGGCCAGCAAGATCGATAAAGCACTCTTAGAATCTTCGGCCACGGATCGCAGTCAGGCAGAACACTTTCACAAGACAATTCTGCCACTTCTGCAAGAGAATTGCTTCCGCTGCCATGGAGACAAAGACAAAGGCGGATTAAGACTGAACACCAGAGAGAATGCATTGAAGTCAGGCCATTCCGAAATCCCGGCGATTGTTCCCGGTGATATATCTGCCAGTGAACTGCTGGAACGCATCCGAGCGGAAGACGAAAGCATTCGTATGCCTCCGACTGGGAAACCTCTCAGTAAGCGAGAGATTGCGGAACTGGAAAAGTGGATTCAGCAGGGAGCGATCTGGCCTGCCGTTCCATTGGAGGCTTCAGAAGTGGCGCTGGCAACGGTGATCAACGATGAAGCATTCCTGAAACGGATTTATCTCGATACCGTGGGTGTCCCGCCTACGTTGGCTGAAGTCAGACAGTTTCTGGAAGATTCCAATCCGGACAAACGCAATCAACTGATTGACCGCCTGCTGGAAGATGACCGCTTTGCTGACCATTGGGTGAGTTATTGGATGGATTTACTGGCTGAGAATCCGACCTTACTGAATGCATCGCTGAACAGCACAGGCCCCTTTCGCTGGTTTCTGTATGATGCCTTGCGAGATAAAAAAGCCTTCGACAGAATCGTGACGGAACTGTTACTGATGCGCGGCAGTCCACATGAAGGTGGCAGTGCCGGTTTTGCAATCGCTGCAGAAAATGATTCCCCTTTTGCTGCCAAAGGGCATATCGTCGCGTCCGCATTTCTGGGAATCGAACTCCAGTGCGCACGGTGCCACGACTCCCCTTATCACAGCACGACTCAGCGCGACTTATTCTCGCTGGCAGCGATGATGAACCGTAAACCTTTAACGGTTCCCTCGACAAGTCGCGTGCCAGATGCCTTCTTTGAAAAGAAAGACCGAGAGTCTCTGATCCGGGTCACGCTGAAGCCGGACGAAACGATTCAGGCTGACTGGCCATTTGCAGGTGTTACCGGAGCCGTTGATGATTCGAAAATTGACTCACTCATGCACAACCCGCAGGATACACGGGAACGGTTAGCCGCGCTGATCACTGCTCCGGAAAACGAGCGTTTTGCCAATGTGATCGTCAATCGTTTGTGGAAGCAGTTGATCGGGACAGGTCTGGTGGAACCAGTTTATGACTGGGAAGGCCGCAAACCAAGTCACCCGAAGATGCTGGACTGGCTGTCACGCCAGTTTGTGACTCATGACTATGATCTGAATCACGTCATTCGTTTGATCGTTACTTCACAAGTTTACCAGCGTGAAGCGACCGGGAATAACGGGAATAAATCTGAAACGCTGCGGTTCTTTACTGCTCCTGAGAAACGCCGACTGACTGCGGAACAAATTGTAGACGCCATGCATGCAGCGACCGGAAAACAGTTGGACGTTGAAGAATTGACCTTTGTGCACGATGGGCAACGAGACGTCAGTAATCGCCTGTCATTGGGACGCCCCAGCCGAGCCTGGATGTTTGCGGATTTAAAGAACGAGCGAGACCGACCGAGTCTTTCTCTGCCTTATGCCCGGACCGTGACCGATGTTCTGGAGGCGTTTGGCTGGACTGGATCTCGTCAGAAACCGATCATGCATCGCGAGTCGGAGCCGAATGTCCTGCAACCGGGAGTATTAGCGAACGGCACTCTATCCATGAATCTCATTCGTGTGTCAAATCAAAGTGAACTGGCTCAGTTGGCGGTCGACAGCAGGCAGCCTGAGGAAATCATTGAAGCGTTATATCTTCGTTTTCTGTGTCGTCTTCCGAATCAGGAAGAACTGAAGACCTTCAGTCACGCATTGGCGCAAGGGTTTGATTCCCGTCTGCTGCCGGCAGACGAAATCGTTCCTGTTCAAGAACCAGCTCCCTTACCGCAGGTAACCTGGTTTAATCACTTGCGACCGGAAGCGAATACGATCCAACAGGATGTGGAGCGACGTGTCCGCAAGGGACCACCGGCTGATCCCCGTTTACGTCCCGAATGGCGGGAAGTTTATGAAGACATTATCTGGAGTCTGATGAATCATCGGGAATTTGTCTGGGTTCCCTAGTAGCTACTGTTGTGCTGCTTCGATCACCGAAAAGATTCAGGTTTTTATTCTCGATTTAACAAACTCCAATCGCAATATAACGAGACGCAATCATGAAATACCAAAATACATTTCCCTCTTTCAATCGACGCGAATGTCTGGCCGCGGGAGTGGCACTGGCAGGTGGACTGGCAACTTCGCAACTCAGCGTGGCAGAAACAACGCCAAAACTGATTCGCGGCAATACAGAGCATGTAATTTCGATCTGGCTCGGCGGGGGGATGGGACAAATTGATACCTTTGATCCCAAGCGAAAGGGAGATCCCAAAACCAGGAAGGCGGGAGCATATTATGACTCGATCGATACTGCCGTGCCGGGTGTGCAGCTTTGTGAACATCTCAAGACGCTGGCCCCATTGATGGATCGTGTCACGGCAATGCGAACGGTCAATCATGAATCGATCGACGAACACGCTGCCGCCACAAATCGCATGCACACCGGTCGCCCAATCAGTGGTACGGTCACCTATCCCTCTCTTGGTTCGCTGGTGACTCACGAACGAGGCGCGGTCTCTGACGGCGCGCCCCCTTATGTCTTAATCGGATATCCGAATGTGACGCGTGGTCCAGGCTTTCTGGGTGCCAGCCATGGCTATCTCTATCTGACAAATACTAATGAAGGTCCAGCAGGATTGTCTCGACCTGATCATATTACATCCGACCGACAGGCGCGACGAGAATCATTCCTTGCAGTTTTACAGAAACAAGGAAAAGCAACCAGCGAACAGAGGGTACGCGACTATGAAGCCGCCATTCAACAGAGTTTGAAGCTGAGTGGACCGGAATTTAATCAGGCCTTTCAACTGGATAAGGAACCAGCAGACCTGCGGACAAGGTACGGTGGAGAATTCGGTCAACGCTGCCTGTTAAGCCGTCGTCTTGTGGAACGAGGCGTTCGATTCATTGAAGTCTCACACAACCTGAACTTTCTAAACGGAGCCGGCTGGGATGTGCATTACGAGGGAATTTTGCTGCAGCACAAACTGATCCAGGAAATGGATACCGCGGTCGCCACCTTGATTTCCGATCTGGAACAGAAAAAACTTCTGGACAAGACTCTGATCGTCATTACAACGGAATTTGGTCGTCCGCCGGAATTCGACAGCGGCGGCGGACGCGGACATCAGGGAACCGCGTTCAGTTGTGTTCTCGCCGGCGGCGGTCTAAGACACCGGGGCGCGTGGGGAGTGACCGACGAGCTATCAAAGAAAATCGTCGAAAACCCGGTGGGCCTTCCGGATTTCTTTGCCACAATTCTCGCCTCTCTGGGGATCGACTACACGAAGAATCTCTATGCTAACGATCGGCCAATCCCCATCACAGACGGCGGCCTGCCTGTCAAAGAACTGTTTGCATAGGCCGTTATCGAAGCGATTTTATACCCGATAATCGATCATTCACTTTACGTGAATACGATCCCAGGTCAACTTTAGTTGCCGAGCCATCTGCCATTTTCCTTTGGCCCATTAATTGGTCAGTTATCCAGTTATTTTCAGTGCAAAATCAAAACCTTCTGTGCCACCCAGACTGTGTCCAGTTTTACCGTAGCGTCTTCAAGGCCATCTGGACCGAGTATCATAGATTGAGAGACGCGATGGTTATATGTGATGCGATCTCGAATCGCATTTCTCGTGACCTAACCTGTCACCAGTTTTGTTTGGAACTGACCTTCATTTATTGTGGGACGTTCAGGGCGACCGTTGTATTCATAAACCAGTTTCATACGGTCCAGCCCCATTAAGTGCAGCATTGATGCGTGCAAGTCGTGAACGTGCATGCGATCTTCAATGGCGCGCAGGCCCAGTTCGTCGGTGGTTCCGATCGTCTGTCCGCCTTTGACTCCTCCGCCGGCCATCCACATGGTAAATCCAGTCGGGTTATGGTCGCGGCCAGTTCCTTTTTCCGACATGGGGGTCCGACCGAATTCGCCTCCCCACACAACGAGCGTCTCATCCAGTAAGCCTCGTTGTTTCAGATCTTTGATCAAGCCTGCGACCGGATGATCCATTGTTTTACTGAGCTTGGCGTGATTCTTCTCAATACCGGAGTGCGCGTCCCACTTACTGCCTGCGCCATGATAAAGCTGCACAAAGCGGACTCCCCGTTCCACAAGCCGGCGCGACATCAGACACAACCGACCGAACGAAGAAGTGTCTTCCTGATCCATGCCGTAGAGCTTCCGGGTGACTTCGGTCTCCTGGCTCAAGTCGACCGCCTCGGGGGCTTCGGACTGCATACGAAATGCCAACTCATAACTGGCGATGCGTGCTTCGAGTTCGGTCTGTCTGGCATGCTGGTCTGTAAATCCCTGGTTCAGCGATTTGAGTAAGGATAATTTACTGCGCTGGCGGGTGTCGGTCATGCCTTCGGGATTATTCAGATTCGGGATCGGTTGCTTTCCTTCCCGTAATTGAATTCCCTGATAAACTGCCGGCATGAACCCGGTTCCCCAGTTGCGCGGCCCGTTTACAACCTGTGAGCGGTTATCCTGCATGACGACAAACGAAGGTAGATTCTTATTTTCCGATCCCAGGCCGTACGTCACCCAGCTTCCCAACGAGGGGCGACCGCCG
The sequence above is a segment of the Gimesia algae genome. Coding sequences within it:
- a CDS encoding protein kinase domain-containing protein, with translation MSPSDNKPDSDKPQGNQFNPTVPLDKVESSVPPPDTTFIPHIDLAATMMEDWQTALGDDVAPGKTIKVPRSDSDSLSNTVKLSDELDATQTYPTGTGTDDDFVIGIGYEVDQLLGEGGMGVVYAGRQQSMDRPVAIKVLKPETEQSDGSQRAFTSEAIITGGLDHPNIVPIYDLGKQADDALFYAMKQVEGVEWKDRIATNSLSENLDILLRVADAVAFAHARCIIHRDLKPANIMLGSFGEVLLMDWGLAMPTQDHPRRELYHTPAPGGTPYYMAPEMINGVEQVDRRSDVYLLGGILFEMITGKPPHTLDAPPETQREHVVACLAAVSQNMIAATEKTGELLDIARKAMATNPADRYQSVPEFQEAIRGYLSHEESIELAARAAERLDVARKNGDYEEFSRTRFGFETALEEWPENVRAQEGLKATKYDYAKTALDRGDLDQGLSLLDETNAEHSKLRSSIQTAIVKRDTRQQQVRRLKRVSFAASLVVALVASVATVWINSERDKALVAQDKALAAQKEEAIQREQAQRSEQEAQEQRLLAIAAREKALVAQKIAQENEKKAIAAEARAKQEAQKALHNFKIAERNGYYSDMLLLQKAWQDADPFKLIQILGRYRKREDLRGFEWDYWNRMSQTNLLSFREHSGKVTDIAYSPDGTKIASAATDKTVKVWDTRTWTAKVQAEYYARGLLISLRQRVESLEELQKRVQEDKTLSEGVKNQAFEWAELFWKNRVVRNIPQPESGKIEAPL
- a CDS encoding DUF1501 domain-containing protein; this translates as MKYQNTFPSFNRRECLAAGVALAGGLATSQLSVAETTPKLIRGNTEHVISIWLGGGMGQIDTFDPKRKGDPKTRKAGAYYDSIDTAVPGVQLCEHLKTLAPLMDRVTAMRTVNHESIDEHAAATNRMHTGRPISGTVTYPSLGSLVTHERGAVSDGAPPYVLIGYPNVTRGPGFLGASHGYLYLTNTNEGPAGLSRPDHITSDRQARRESFLAVLQKQGKATSEQRVRDYEAAIQQSLKLSGPEFNQAFQLDKEPADLRTRYGGEFGQRCLLSRRLVERGVRFIEVSHNLNFLNGAGWDVHYEGILLQHKLIQEMDTAVATLISDLEQKKLLDKTLIVITTEFGRPPEFDSGGGRGHQGTAFSCVLAGGGLRHRGAWGVTDELSKKIVENPVGLPDFFATILASLGIDYTKNLYANDRPIPITDGGLPVKELFA
- a CDS encoding DUF1501 domain-containing protein, encoding MLSTTHIKIPQNRREFLETSGLGFGSLALASLLSQAEAAPNPFRSTAGQTPHHRPQAKNIIFLFMEGGPSHIDLFDPKPLLNKLAGQTLPDSFGEILTAAGESRSPLLVSKRKWKQHGEAGTWVSDWLPEIATCVDDIAVIRSCWADGLNHSSSVCQMNTCSLIGGRPSLGSWVTYGLGSENKNLPSFVVMQDNRSQVVNGPRNWGTGFMPAVYQGIQLREGKQPIPNLNNPEGMTDTRQRSKLSLLKSLNQGFTDQHARQTELEARIASYELAFRMQSEAPEAVDLSQETEVTRKLYGMDQEDTSSFGRLCLMSRRLVERGVRFVQLYHGAGSKWDAHSGIEKNHAKLSKTMDHPVAGLIKDLKQRGLLDETLVVWGGEFGRTPMSEKGTGRDHNPTGFTMWMAGGGVKGGQTIGTTDELGLRAIEDRMHVHDLHASMLHLMGLDRMKLVYEYNGRPERPTINEGQFQTKLVTG
- the arsA gene encoding arsenical pump-driving ATPase, translated to MKFLDQATRNLFFTGKGGVGKTSVACATAVKLADAGKKVLLVSTDPASNLDEVLGVALGNHPTAIPAIPTLCAMNLDPEQSAAEYRERMVGPYRGVLPDAAIASMEEQFSGSCTLEIAAFDEFSRLLGDPAATAEFDYVIFDTAPTGHTLRLLTLPSAWDGFMEQNTTGTSCLGPLAGLQAQQKLYQESVKALSDSAVTTLVLVARAEPSALREAARTSVELAELGVQNQHLVVNGVFQAIDSSDPYAVALEQRGAAALSAMPAGLKAIPQTIVPLSPNGILGIDSLRRLGTVDFTSVTNSTDERFENADEQPFLADLIDGLIAPGHGVILAMGKGGVGKTTVAAAIAVAIAERGYEVHLSTTDPAAHIAAALNDERLPNLSVSRIDPAEETARYSAEVLGNAGANLDEQGKFLLEEDLRSPCTEEIAVFRAFADAVAAGTNKFVVLDTAPTGHTVLLLDSALAYHREVSRQSSEMPEAVENLLPRLRDPDFARVLIVTLPEATPVHEAAALQRDLRRAEIEPYAWVINQVLSPLPLSDPLMQQRQSHEQKYLREVSEVHASRTAIIPWQIEPPAGLHGLSRLTHSDKSTSTS
- a CDS encoding DUF1553 domain-containing protein translates to MTELTVQIKRGAVPVAFLISGIVALLRLALILSLTSIYVCPVHAGDAAPVARWDFSTEEATPLSVHGNVTRDQAGPVPPEFPDFAKDNTAIRLDGKGAYIAVNDPGDKSIFDFTNGDTMTVEAWVKVAKIRNGQPMYVIGKGRTHSPHVAPDNQNWALRVVGAGDAAKLSFLFATPTPPGAKGPHWHRWTSKLKFAVVTGWHHIAVTYQFGQPDSIQGWIDGQPTDGVWDLQGATKAAPVVDNDQIWIGSSMGGNTANSFNGWVDAIAVYRARLNNKVIASHFHRLGGPRTVGPAPEKMPEISDVPPGKVLVTFSESMPASDRWLNTGEKWPQETSRWLGTEFLLPRIPLRYDDWGIRASWKAPLLVRMVADVELQPGTHRLLLRARALGRLWIDGKVVARTKALTYRPPNGEEPITPLADPPLPGARVKGYRMQEVFGEITIPHHDDGTTRLCRVVLELVSGGKSLRTETGEICVAIQTDDGNSYAVIRPQQQDALPLTDTAVNPVLAQIESAITRLEDETRLKAAASQDAFWQTRHAAARAWTSQHPAPEIPTVVDSDINHPIDRFLASKIDKALLESSATDRSQAEHFHKTILPLLQENCFRCHGDKDKGGLRLNTRENALKSGHSEIPAIVPGDISASELLERIRAEDESIRMPPTGKPLSKREIAELEKWIQQGAIWPAVPLEASEVALATVINDEAFLKRIYLDTVGVPPTLAEVRQFLEDSNPDKRNQLIDRLLEDDRFADHWVSYWMDLLAENPTLLNASLNSTGPFRWFLYDALRDKKAFDRIVTELLLMRGSPHEGGSAGFAIAAENDSPFAAKGHIVASAFLGIELQCARCHDSPYHSTTQRDLFSLAAMMNRKPLTVPSTSRVPDAFFEKKDRESLIRVTLKPDETIQADWPFAGVTGAVDDSKIDSLMHNPQDTRERLAALITAPENERFANVIVNRLWKQLIGTGLVEPVYDWEGRKPSHPKMLDWLSRQFVTHDYDLNHVIRLIVTSQVYQREATGNNGNKSETLRFFTAPEKRRLTAEQIVDAMHAATGKQLDVEELTFVHDGQRDVSNRLSLGRPSRAWMFADLKNERDRPSLSLPYARTVTDVLEAFGWTGSRQKPIMHRESEPNVLQPGVLANGTLSMNLIRVSNQSELAQLAVDSRQPEEIIEALYLRFLCRLPNQEELKTFSHALAQGFDSRLLPADEIVPVQEPAPLPQVTWFNHLRPEANTIQQDVERRVRKGPPADPRLRPEWREVYEDIIWSLMNHREFVWVP